Proteins co-encoded in one Epinephelus moara isolate mb chromosome 11, YSFRI_EMoa_1.0, whole genome shotgun sequence genomic window:
- the zic1 gene encoding zinc finger protein ZIC 1 — protein sequence MLLDAGPQYPTIGVTTFGSSRHHSTGEVTEREVALGINPFADGMGAFKINHSSHDIGSGQTAFSSQAPGYAAAALGHHHHPTHVGSYSTAAFNSTRDFLFRNRGFGDATGAQHSLFASGSFAGPHGHSDAAGHLLFPGLHEQAASHASSNVVNSQMRLGFSGDMYGRADQYGHVTSPRSDHYASTQLHGYGPMNMNMAAHHGAGAFFRYMRQPIKQELICKWIEPEQLTNPKKSCNKTFSTMHELVTHLTVEHVGGPEQTNHICFWEDCAREGKPFKAKYKLVNHIRVHTGEKPFPCPFPGCGKVFARSENLKIHKRTHTGEKPFKCEFEGCDRRFANSSDRKKHMHVHTSDKPYLCKMCDKSYTHPSSLRKHMKVHESTNPGPQPSPAASSGYESSTPPTIVSPSTENQSSSSISPAASAVHHTTSHSTLSSNFNEWYV from the exons ATGCTCTTGGACGCAGGACCGCAGTATCCCACCATAGGAGTCACTACTTTCGGCTCCTCACGGCATCACTCAACAGGCGAAGTCACAGAGAGAGAAGTGGCGTTGGGGATAAATCCGTTCGCAGATGGGATGGGCGCCTTCAAAATAAACCACAGCTCCCACGACATTGGCTCCGGACAAACGGCGTTTTCCTCCCAGGCGCCCGGCTACGCAGCAGCCGCCCTGGGACATCACCACCACCCGACCCACGTTGGCTCTTACTCCACGGCGGCTTTCAACTCCACCAGGGACTTTCTCTTCAGAAATCGGGGTTTCGGGGACGCCACCGGGGCGCAGCACAGTTTGTTCGCCTCCGGAAGTTTCGCAGGGCCACATGGACACTCAGATGCAGCGGGGCACCTGCTCTTCCCAGGGCTCCACGAGCAAGCGGCGAGCCATGCGTCTTCCAACGTGGTCAACAGCCAGATGCGGCTGGGCTTCTCGGGGGACATGTACGGACGGGCCGACCAGTACGGCCACGTTACGAGCCCACGATCCGACCACTATGCCTCGACCCAGCTGCACGGCTATGGCCCCATGAACATGAATATGGCCGCACACCACGGAGCAGGGGCCTTCTTTCGATACATGAGGCAGCCGATCAAACAAGAGCTCATCTGCAAGTGGATCGAGCCGGAGCAGCTGACGAATCCCAAAAAGTCGTGCAACAAAACTTTTAGCACGATGCACGAGCTGGTGACCCATCTGACGGTGGAGCATGTGGGGGGACCAGAGCAGACCAACCACATCTGCTTCTGGGAGGACTGCGCCAGAGAAGGAAAGCCATTCAAAGCCAAATACAAACTTGTAAATCATATCAGAGTACACACCGGAGAAAAGCCCTTTCCGTGTCCGTTCCCCGGCTGTGGCAAAGTATTTGCTCGATCGGAAAATCtaaaaattcacaaaaggacGCACACCG GTGAGAAGCCTTTTAAGTGTGAGTTTGAAGGCTGCGACAGGCGGTTTGCAAACAGCAGTGACCGCAAGAAACACATGCACGTCCACACGTCGGACAAGCCCTATCTCTGCAAAATGTGCGACAAGTCATACACACACCCCAGCTCCCTCCGAAAACACATGAAG GTCCACGAATCCACCAATCCGGGACCGCAGCCATCTCCAGCGGCCAGTTCAGGGTACGAGTCCTCCACACCTCCCACCATAGTATCCCCGTCCACAGAGAACCAGAGCAGCAGCTCCATATcaccagcagcctcagcagtACACCACACAACCAGCCACAGCACGCTGTCGTCAAATTTCAATGAATGGTACGTGTAA
- the zic4 gene encoding zinc finger protein ZIC 4 isoform X2, whose product MSVDALGSPVMDPTFSKRNTALRLVDLAGAHHHHHHHHHTPQSVTGFPGFSSHPHSMAHSHPGEITAEPRLGPSPFGPEHMGHSAALKISPAHHYPHHHHHHHNHHMAGHSEVVSSQTGAFGPVQATSVPYSMSHTAQALSAGSYPGHYGHHPDAGNHTLFSGLHHDQPSSGSPGGQALNGQIRLGLPGEMYVRSDHLSQVASSRADPFSASPLHGYGGLNLNMNLSAHHHHHHGAGAFFRYMRQPIKQELICKWLEPEHSPKKLCSKTYSTMHELVTHVTVEHVGGPEQANHICFWEECPREGKPFKAKYKLVNHIRVHTGEKPFPCPFPGCGKVFARSENLKIHKRTHTGEKPFKCEFDGCDRRFANSSDRKKHSHVHTSDKPYNCKVRGCDKSYTHPSSLRKHMKVHCKSPPPSSGYESSTPSLVSPSSDLGREPGGSSVLSEPVGASQPANLSEWYVCHSSGASGAQTPPSGPSTPDPTDEPPYRNPEPRDAF is encoded by the exons ATGAGCGTGGATGCATTGGGAAGCCCCGTGATGGACCCTACGTTTTCCAAACGGAACACGGCGCTGAGATTAGTTGACTTGGCAGGGGctcaccaccatcaccatcatcaccaccatacCCCTCAGAGCGTGACAGGCTTCCCGGGGTTCAGCAGCCATCCACACTCAATGGCTCACTCGCACCCTGGGGAGATTACTGCGGAACCCCGCCTGGGGCCGAGTCCATTCGGGCCAGAACACATGGGGCACTCCGCGGCCCTCAAAATCAGCCCAGCCCATCATTAtccccaccaccatcaccaccaccacaatcATCATATGGCAGGCCACAGTGAAGTGGTCTCCAGTCAAACGGGAGCTTTTGGCCCGGTTCAGGCGACATCGGTCCCCTATTCTATGTCTCACACGGCCCAGGCTTTATCCGCAG GTAGCTACCCCGGACACTATGGTCATCACCCTGACGCTGGGAACCATACCCTCTTCTCCGGACTCCATCACGACCAGCCTTCTAGCGGATCACCGGGTGGCCAAGCGTTGAATGGACAAATAAGGTTAGGACTACCTGGAGAAATGTACGTTAGGTCTGATCACTTGAGTCAAGTGGCAAGCTCCAGGGCTGATCCGTTCTCCGCCTCGCCGTTGCATGGCTACGGTGGTCTGAATCTGAACATGAATCTTAGcgctcaccaccaccaccaccacggAGCCGGTGCCTTTTTCCGCTACATGAGGCAGCCGATAAAGCAAGAGCTGATTTGCAAGTGGCTGGAACCGGAGCACTCGCCGAAGAAACTTTGCTCCAAAACTTACAGCACCATGCACGAACTCGTAACGCATGTGACGGTGGAGCACGTTGGAGGACCGGAGCAGGCGAACCATATATGTTTTTGGGAAGAGTGTCCGAGGGAAGGCAAACCATTTAAAGCCAAGTACAAACTTGTAAATCACATTCGAGTGCACACCGGGGAGAAACCGTTTCCATGCCCATTCCCTGGCTGTGGGAAAGTGTTCGCGAGATCCGAGAATCTTAAGATCCACAAAAGGACGCACACAG GTGAGAAGCCCTTCAAATGTGAGTTTGACGGCTGCGACAGACGCTTCGCCAACAGCAGTGACCGGAAAAAGCACTCCCACGTCCACACCAGCGATAAGCCCTACAACTGCAAAGTGAGAGGCTGCGATAAGTCCTACACACACCCCAGCTCCCTGAGGAAACACATGAAGGTGCACTGCAAGTCCCCCCCGCCCAGCTCAGGCTACGAGTCCTCCACCCCGTCCCTGGTCTCCCCCTCCTCAGACTTGGGCCGGGAGCCAGGAGGCTCCTCGGTGCTGTCGGAGCCGGTGGGAGCCTCCCAGCCCGCGAATTTAAGTGAATGGTACGTGTGCCACAGTTCAGGTGCCAGCGGCGCCCAAACACCGCCCAGCGGGCCCTCCACACCCGACCCCACAGACGAGCCACCTTACAGAAACCCAGAACCGAGGGACGCGTTTTAA
- the zic4 gene encoding zinc finger protein ZIC 4 isoform X1 has protein sequence MSVDALGSPVMDPTFSKRNTALRLVDLAGAHHHHHHHHHTPQSVTGFPGFSSHPHSMAHSHPGEITAEPRLGPSPFGPEHMGHSAALKISPAHHYPHHHHHHHNHHMAGHSEVVSSQTGAFGPVQATSVPYSMSHTAQALSAGRDFLIRRDLTAQAMPVLTDQTAGSASHHGMFVSTTGSYPGHYGHHPDAGNHTLFSGLHHDQPSSGSPGGQALNGQIRLGLPGEMYVRSDHLSQVASSRADPFSASPLHGYGGLNLNMNLSAHHHHHHGAGAFFRYMRQPIKQELICKWLEPEHSPKKLCSKTYSTMHELVTHVTVEHVGGPEQANHICFWEECPREGKPFKAKYKLVNHIRVHTGEKPFPCPFPGCGKVFARSENLKIHKRTHTGEKPFKCEFDGCDRRFANSSDRKKHSHVHTSDKPYNCKVRGCDKSYTHPSSLRKHMKVHCKSPPPSSGYESSTPSLVSPSSDLGREPGGSSVLSEPVGASQPANLSEWYVCHSSGASGAQTPPSGPSTPDPTDEPPYRNPEPRDAF, from the exons ATGAGCGTGGATGCATTGGGAAGCCCCGTGATGGACCCTACGTTTTCCAAACGGAACACGGCGCTGAGATTAGTTGACTTGGCAGGGGctcaccaccatcaccatcatcaccaccatacCCCTCAGAGCGTGACAGGCTTCCCGGGGTTCAGCAGCCATCCACACTCAATGGCTCACTCGCACCCTGGGGAGATTACTGCGGAACCCCGCCTGGGGCCGAGTCCATTCGGGCCAGAACACATGGGGCACTCCGCGGCCCTCAAAATCAGCCCAGCCCATCATTAtccccaccaccatcaccaccaccacaatcATCATATGGCAGGCCACAGTGAAGTGGTCTCCAGTCAAACGGGAGCTTTTGGCCCGGTTCAGGCGACATCGGTCCCCTATTCTATGTCTCACACGGCCCAGGCTTTATCCGCAGGTAGGGATTTCCTCATCCGGAGAGATCTGACAGCTCAAGCCATGCCAGTACTGACTGACCAGACTGCTGGTTCAGCCTCTCACCACGGAATGTTTGTCTCAACAACAGGTAGCTACCCCGGACACTATGGTCATCACCCTGACGCTGGGAACCATACCCTCTTCTCCGGACTCCATCACGACCAGCCTTCTAGCGGATCACCGGGTGGCCAAGCGTTGAATGGACAAATAAGGTTAGGACTACCTGGAGAAATGTACGTTAGGTCTGATCACTTGAGTCAAGTGGCAAGCTCCAGGGCTGATCCGTTCTCCGCCTCGCCGTTGCATGGCTACGGTGGTCTGAATCTGAACATGAATCTTAGcgctcaccaccaccaccaccacggAGCCGGTGCCTTTTTCCGCTACATGAGGCAGCCGATAAAGCAAGAGCTGATTTGCAAGTGGCTGGAACCGGAGCACTCGCCGAAGAAACTTTGCTCCAAAACTTACAGCACCATGCACGAACTCGTAACGCATGTGACGGTGGAGCACGTTGGAGGACCGGAGCAGGCGAACCATATATGTTTTTGGGAAGAGTGTCCGAGGGAAGGCAAACCATTTAAAGCCAAGTACAAACTTGTAAATCACATTCGAGTGCACACCGGGGAGAAACCGTTTCCATGCCCATTCCCTGGCTGTGGGAAAGTGTTCGCGAGATCCGAGAATCTTAAGATCCACAAAAGGACGCACACAG GTGAGAAGCCCTTCAAATGTGAGTTTGACGGCTGCGACAGACGCTTCGCCAACAGCAGTGACCGGAAAAAGCACTCCCACGTCCACACCAGCGATAAGCCCTACAACTGCAAAGTGAGAGGCTGCGATAAGTCCTACACACACCCCAGCTCCCTGAGGAAACACATGAAGGTGCACTGCAAGTCCCCCCCGCCCAGCTCAGGCTACGAGTCCTCCACCCCGTCCCTGGTCTCCCCCTCCTCAGACTTGGGCCGGGAGCCAGGAGGCTCCTCGGTGCTGTCGGAGCCGGTGGGAGCCTCCCAGCCCGCGAATTTAAGTGAATGGTACGTGTGCCACAGTTCAGGTGCCAGCGGCGCCCAAACACCGCCCAGCGGGCCCTCCACACCCGACCCCACAGACGAGCCACCTTACAGAAACCCAGAACCGAGGGACGCGTTTTAA